In one Oncorhynchus masou masou isolate Uvic2021 chromosome 23, UVic_Omas_1.1, whole genome shotgun sequence genomic region, the following are encoded:
- the LOC135510703 gene encoding glycogen phosphorylase, muscle form, with product MPKPLTDQEKRKQISVRGLAGVENVSDLKTNFNRHLHFTLVKDRNVATKRDYYFALANTVRDHLVGRWIRTQQHYYEKDPKRVYYLSLEFYMGRTLQNTMVNLALENACDEATYQLGLDMEELQDIEEDAGLGNGGLGRLAACFLDSMASLGLAAYGYGIRYEFGIFNQKIVNGWQVEEADDWLRYGNPWEKARPEYMRPVHFYGRVEHTPEGVKWVDTQVVLALPYDTPVPGYRNNVVNTMRLWSAKAPCDFNLKDFNVGGYIQAVLDRNLAENISRVLYPNDNFFEGKELRLKQEYFVVAATLQDIVRRFKSSKFGSTEVVRVDLSTLPDKVAIQLNDTHPALAIPELMRILLDTEHQTWEKAWDIVTRTCAYTNHTVLPEALERWPIDLFQNLLPRHLEIIFEINRRHLERIANLYPGDHDRLRRMSLVEEGDQKKINMAHLCIVGSHAVNGVARIHSDIIKATLFKDFYEVDPHKFQNKTNGITPRRWLVMCNPGLAEVIAERIGEDYIRDLGQLKNLLEFVDDDTLIRDIAKVKQENKLKFSAYLEEHYKVKINPNSMFDVQVKRIHEYKRQLLNCLHIITLYNRIKKEPNKNWTPRTIMIGGKAAPGYHTAKLIIRLITAVGDIVNHDEVVGDRLKVIFLENYKVTLAEKIIPASDLSEQISTAGTEASGTGNMKFMLNGALTIGTMDGANVEMAEEAGEENLFIFGMRVDDVDAMDKNGYDAMEYYNRIPELKLAMDQIAGGYFSPDQHDLFKDIVNMLLHHDRFKVFADYEAYIKCQDKVSALYKNPKEWTKMVIHNIAGCGKFSSDRTISQYAREIWGMEPSLERIPAPDDPRQ from the exons CGTGTGTACTACCTGTCCCTGGAGTTCTACATGGGGCGCACCCTGCAGAATACCATGGTGAACCTGGCACTGGAGAATGCTTGTGATGAGGCCACCTATCAG TTGGGTCTGGACATGGAGGAGCTGCAGGACATTGAGGAGGATGCCGGCCTGGGAAATGGTGGTCTTGGACGGCTCGCCG CCTGCTTCCTAGATTCCATGGCGTCTCTGGGGCTGGCAGCTTACGGCTACGGCATCCGCTATGAGTTTGGCATCTTCAACCAGAAAATAGTCAATGGCTGGCAG GTGGAGGAGGCTGATGATTGGCTGCGCTACGGCAACCCCTGGGAGAAAGCCCGCCCTGAGTACATGCGACCTGTCCATTTCTATGGTAGAGTGGAGCACACCCCCGAAGGGGTGAAATGGGTTGACACACAG GTAGTGTTGGCTCTTCCTTATGACACCCCAGTCCCTGGCTACAGGAACAACGTTGTGAACACCATGAGACTATGGTCCGCCAAAGCCCCATGTGATTTCAACCTGAAAGACT TCAATGTTGGCGGCTACATTCAGGCTGTGCTGGACAGGAACTTGGCCGAGAACATCTCCCGTGTCCTCTACCCTAATGACAAC TTCTTCGAGGGCAAGGAGCTTCGTCTGAAGCAGGAGTACTTTGTGGTGGCGGCCACTCTGCAGGACATTGTCCGTCGCTTCAAGTCCTCAAAGTTTGGCTCCACCGAGGTTGTGCGTGTGGACctgtccaccctacctgacaaG GTGGCCATCCAGCTGAACGACACCCACCCTGCCTTGGCCATCCCTGAGCTGATGAGGATCCTGTTGGACACGGAGCACCAGACATGGGAGAAG gCCTGGGACATCGTTACTCGTACCTGTGCCTACACCAACCATACAGTCCTGCCTGAAGCCCTGGAGCGCTGGCCAATCGACCTGTTCCAAAACCTTCTGCCCAGACACCTGGAGATCATCTTCGAGATCAACCGACGTCacctggag cGCATTGCTAACCTTTACCCTGGGGACCATGACCGTCTGCGTCGCATGTCCCTGGTGGAGGAGGGCGACCAGAAGAAGATCAACATGGCCCACCTGTGCATCGTGGGCTCCCACGCCGTCAACGGAGTGGCCCGCATCCACTCGGACATCATCAAGGCCACTct GTTCAAGGACTTCTACGAGGTGGACCCCCACAAGTTCCAGAACAAGACCAATGGCATCACACCCCGACGCTGGCTGGTCATGTGCAATCCTGGACTGGCTGAAGTCATTGCAGAG AGGATTGGTGAGGATTACATCCGCGATCTGGGCCAGCTGAAGAATTTGCTGGAGTTTGTGGATGACGATACTTTGATTCGGGACATCGCCAAGGTCAAACAG GAGAACAAGCTTAAGTTTTCTGCCTATCTCGAGGAGCACTACAAGGTGAAGATCAACCCCAACTCCATGTTCGACGTTCAAGTCAAGAGGATCCACGAGTACAAGAGGCAGCTGCTTAACTGCCTGCACATCATTACTCTCTACAACC GCATCAAGAAGGAGCCCAACAAGAATTGGACCCCCAGGACTATCATGATTGGAGGAAAG GCTGCCCCTGGTTACCACACTGCTAAGCTGATCATCAGGCTGATCACGGCCGTTGGAGATATTGTCAACCATGACGAGGTGGTGGGCGACCGCCTCAAAGTCATCTTCCTGGAGAACTACAAGGTCACTCTGGCCgagaaaa tcATCCCTGCGTCTGATCTATCTGAGCAGATCTCCACAGCTGGCACAGAGGCGTCTGGAACTGGCAACATGAAGTTCATGCTGAACGGAGCGCTCACCATCGGCACAATGGACGGAGCCAACGTAGAGATGGCTGAGGAGGCCGGGGAGGAGAACCTCTTCATCTTCGGTATGAGGGTGGATGACGTGGACGCCATGGACAAGAACGG ATATGATGCCATGGAGTACTACAATCGCATTCCTGAGCTGAAGCTGGCCATGGACCAGATCGCTGGTGGATACTTCAGCCCCGACCAGCATGACCTCTTCAAGGACATTGTCAACATGCTACTGCATCATGACAG ATTCAAGGTGTTCGCTGACTACGAAGCCTACATCAAATGTCAGGACAAAGTCAGTGCTCTCTACAAG AACCCCAAAGAATGGACCAAGATGGTGATCCACAACATCGCTGGTTGTGGTAAATTCTCTAGCGACCGCACCATCTCCCAGTACGCCCGGGAGATCTGGGGCATGGAGCCCAGCCTGGAAAGGATCCCTGCCCCAGATGATCCTCGCCAATAA